TAAACCTGGCCTGTCTATTTCAATCTTATTTAATAGAGAACGAAATACACGAGTATCCTCGGCCAAAACGATATCACAACTCTCAAATGCCTGACGCATTCTCTCAGATACATCGTTTAAATTCCCAATTGGCGTTGATACTAGAGTAAGCTTCACTGAAATAATCCTTCTTTAATTGATATATTCTCTAATAAATTATGTGATTCCATTCATTTATAACTTACATAAGAAATAACTTCCATCTAAAACTAAAAGACACAATGCGTTACAATAATATTCGATGTAGTTTTATGCTGAAGAAGGAGTTTTAATGACAATGCAAGCAAGAGTACGCACAGATTCAACTGGAAATATAACAGTTCATATAGAAGGTGGTATGGACTATGAAAATATCATTCCACTAAAGCAAGAATTAGCAACAATTACTAGTTCTCACCCTACTTCAACTATCACGCTTGACCTTACGGCCCTTAACTTCGTTGGCTCATCTGGAATTGGAGTATTCGTTGATACAATTAGAAGTCTAAATAAAAGACGTGACCAAGTTAGACTCTCTAACGTTGCTCCAGAGTTCATAAAAGTTTTTAAACTTTATAATTTTAATGCAATGGAAATTCTAATCAATGAATTTGAAACTGATGAAACAGAACTGTCTAAGTTCTATGGTCAAAAGAAAAGAACTTTTCAAAACTGATAATTTAATAAATTTACATAAAAATCTTGGCCTGGCTTATTTTGCTTAAAACCAATTTCAGCTGGGCCTTTTTGACTAAAGTCTTTAATCTCTATTGATCCCTGGTAATTATAACCACCACCTTGATAACTT
This is a stretch of genomic DNA from Halobacteriovorax vibrionivorans. It encodes these proteins:
- a CDS encoding STAS domain-containing protein, translated to MTMQARVRTDSTGNITVHIEGGMDYENIIPLKQELATITSSHPTSTITLDLTALNFVGSSGIGVFVDTIRSLNKRRDQVRLSNVAPEFIKVFKLYNFNAMEILINEFETDETELSKFYGQKKRTFQN